From the Methanobacterium sp. BAmetb5 genome, the window ATCCGGAGATAGTTAACCAAGGACATCCCTTAACAAAAAAATTCAGCATAATATATGCGGGAGGGTTGTGGAGTGGTAGGAGAGATCCTAGAATTCTTTTTGAAGCAATTAAGCAGTTAAAATTAGAGAATAAAATAGATCTTAATGATTTCGAAATAAACTTCTTTGGGCCAGATGAGGATCGATATTGGATTCAAAACTTTATAAAAGGTTATGGTTTAGAAGAAATCGTCAATTTTCAGGGTTTAATCCCAAGAGATGAAGTTATTAAGAAAGAGTGGGGATCACAGTTATTATTACTTTTATTATGGGATAACCCTGATGAAAAAGGAGTAGTTCCGGGGAAAATTTTTGAATATTTAGCTGCAAAAAGGCCAATATTAGTAATAGGTTATGTTGGAGGTGTTGTTGATGACCTTCTTAAACAAACTCATACAGGTATTAGTTTGAATAATGTAAATGAGATTAAAAGAGAACTACTAAAAGCTTACTCTGAATTTAAATGTTCGGGTATGGTTAGTTATAATGGAGTTTACGAGGAAATAGAGAAATATAATCATAAAGAAATGACTAAGAAGTTTGTTGATGTGTTAAACAGAGTTTTAAAAAATTAATATTAGCCTATATTTAAATTAAGATTGATTATAAATTTAATCAACTCAATTTTTGACAAATTCTAAGAAAATTTAAAGACAGATCAAAGTTTATTATTTATTTTATAGACTTTTGATAGTAATTTTTTATAAATTTCTACATCTTCTTTTTTTAGTATTAAAGTTTCCTTCAATGAATTTTTCGAAAGTTTAATAAAACTTGTTAATACTATTAATGTAATAATGATATAAGAAATACTAGAAGCTAAAGCAGAACCAATAATACCCATTTGAGGAATGAAAATTATATTTAGTGGTATATTTATTACAAGTGAAATAATTGCAGCATAAGTATTGATCATTGGTTTTCCTCGTCCAATTATCTCATTACTTAATACCTTACAAATACTTAGTGAAATTATTCCTGGTAAAAGTACCCATAATGGTTCTAGAGCTGGTAGGTATTTGGAACCATATAAAATTAATATTATATATTTTCCGGTGATGAATAGAATTATAGCTAGTACGGTTGTAATAAATAGGGTGTTTCTGCAGATTTGTGGTGTTGTTCTGTTTTTTTCTGCATCTGTTAAACCAGGGGTTCGTGCAAATACTAAAGTACCAATAGCGTTGGGCAAATACCACAATGATTCAGCTAACATAACAGATATTGAATAATAGCCAACACTTGCATTGTTTAACAATAAAAAACTAATTAAATACATATCAATTCTGTAATTAAAAAACTGTATTAAGTTACCTAAATATCCTTTCAAACCAAAATTCACGCTTTTTTTAAAAAGAACTATATTAAACTGTAATTTAAATGGGGTGAATCTGTAAACAAGTAATATTGGCATTATTGCAGTTATTATATAAGATATAGCTAATGAAATGACCACTCCCGATAAATTTCTATTAAAATACAAAACAATTACTATCAATAAAAGATATAAAATACTTTGAATAATATTTATAGAATTATAAGCATTTATTCTGTCTTGTCCTAATAAAATATTTTGGAAATAAGGTATTAAAAGAATGAATGGAAGGGATATGGTAGAAATTAGAATTGCACTTAAATCAATATTTTTTAGAAATGATGGTTGTAAATAGTAAAAAACTATGAAAACTATAATTAAGATTATTCCTAGAATAAACGCTACTATGAGAGAATTTGAAGCAATTTCATTCCATTCATATTCTTTCTTTACCCCATAATAAGTATTAGAAATAGCAATTCCAAGATTTCCAAATGTTCCAAGTATTGTGAATGTTAATATTATAAGTGAATAAACTCCCAAATTCATTGGCCCGAGGGCTCTTGCCAAAATAACTGAAGTAATTACACCCAAAATTACAGTTATTATTTGAGTAGAAAACGTTAAAAGAGTGTCTTTCACGAATTTCATTTTTATTCTCTACATATTGCTATAAAATCCAAAAATTCATTTTGGCATTCATAATTGACTTTGAAATCTTTTTCAGAAAATCTTTTTAATTCTTCTTTTGGTATATTTAATGATTCAATCTCTTTGTTAGGTCTATTAAATTTAACCGAATTTTTAAGATTAAAAATATCTAAAATAAAATTTAAAAGATTCATTGTAGGTTTGATTAAGTATATATTTAGAAATGACTGTTTCACACGGTTATATTCAATTTGGAATATTTCATTAGATGTACACAATCCACATACTTGTATATTGTCAAAATATTTGGAAAGTAATTTTTTAAATCCCTTTCTGTCATATTCAATCAGATGTTCGGGGTTCCAAGGTTTTTGAAAGGGTAATAAACGCAGTTTCTTATTCGGTGTTGAAACTATGAATTTACCTTCTTTATTTAAAACTCTTTTAACCTCTTTAAGGTATTGGTTAACATCTTGAGTATTGAGGTGTTCTATTACTTGAAATGAGATTACTAAATCAAAAGAGTTTTCTTTAAAAGGGAGTTTTTTACCATTAGCGACAATATAGTCAATATTTTCTTTGGGGTACTGGTCTTTGCAATATGCAATATTTTCAGGTGACATATCAATAGCTTTTATATTTTTAGCATATTCTGCTATATTGTAAGTTCCATATCCGTTGCCACAACCAATTTCAAGAACTTTTTTATTGGAAACATATCTTTCTGTAAAATTATATGCAGATAAATGCCTTAAGTATTCGATATATTGCTCGTAAGAATTCCATTCTTTTCTAGGTTTTACTGCCATATTCTACAACTCTTTTACAAATTCAAGGTATACCTCATTTAATTGTTTTCCAACGGGTTCATAACTAAAATTTTTACAAGCAAATTTAGAAATGTCCTCAGATGAATAATTTTCATAATTATCTAACATAAAATTTAAAGCATCAACAAGTGAATTTACATTTTTAGGAGGAATTAGAATTCCAACATTTTCATTAATAATTTCTAATGGCCCTACAGTTTTTGTCCCAATAATTGGCTTCCCACAACCCATTGCTTCAATATATACTACTCCAAAAGTTTCGAATAGACTCGGTTGAACAAAGAAATCACAGTTACGCATGTAAATGGCAACTTCTGCATTGGTTTTTTGACCATGGAAATTCACTATTTCTCCAAGCCCTAAATCCATTGCCATTGTTTCATATTCTTCTTTACTAGGTCCATCTCCAACTATATCTAGCTGAAAATCGTTCCTTTTTAATTTTAAATAGTTTATAGATTTTAATAGATAATCTATTCCTTTTATGGGGGTGATGTTTGCCACTAAAAGCATTTTTATTTTTTCTTTTTTTATTCTAATTTTTGTAGGATAAAATATTTTTTTGTCGTATGTATTAGGAATTATGTAGAACTTATTTTTTATCTTATAATTTTGTATGGATACTTTTAATCCTTTGCTCACTGGTAAAATAGCAGATGCGTTATTCATTGAAAATTTGGCCTTGCATTTATCTATATTTCTTAAATCTTTTTTAATAAATCCACTATAATGCTCTGATATTAAAACAGGAATTCTATAAATTTTTCCCAAGATTATTGCAGGTACACCTGCCGTGAAAACGTGTGCATTTATAATATCGGGTTTCCAACCTTGTTTTAATAATTTTCTGAATGCTTTGAAATTACCCCAGTAATATATTAAAACATCTAAATAATTACAAATTTTATTTATAATGTTGAAATTTCTAGTATTAGGGGCATTATTATTTGATTCATAATTTTCCTTGCTTATTTGAGATGTGATTTTTTTAAAGTATTTTGTGGAACTCCTATACTTCACCCGTATTGTTCTCATACCATCTTCAATGCTCTCTGATGATTGATACAGTTTGTTAACATCAGTATTTGGATTTGGATACACATAAAGTATTAAAACCTCGTTATACAATGAGGATGCTTTAGCTTGTTCCTTAATAAATATTCCATGTACAGGATTTGTTTCTGAGGGATACCATGCGGGTATAATCATTATTTTTTTTCTTTTTTTTAAATTAAGGACTGACATTAGTATACCCTTTCAACTCTTCATAATTACTATAATCATGAATTATTCCTGATTTCAATTCATCCCATTTTTTTAAAAAATAGAACCTAATTGATATTGGAAACTATCCATTTATTAAAGTTTATTGAAAATGGTTAATAATAAATTAATTCAATTAAAATTGGTTCTTAGTGACTAAAACCTACTAAAATGCGATGTTTTATTTTCCTAAAAAATTTAAAACGTTAGGGGTGGTTCGGTAAAATTGGGTATCTTGTTCATTGGACAATAACTTCAAGCATTTTATATAAATAAATAATTAGATGAGATAAAATATGAATACGAGAATCAAAATATGTGTAAACTCATAGATTAGATCTCATTCCTGCTTTTAAACCAGCATAATATGTATAAAACAACTCTTTGTCCCGATAGTAGAAACTTAGCAATAAAGGGAATAAAATAGCCCAAATAATTTGAATTACTAAGAAAATCGAGAAATCAATCTTATTTGCCCATTTTTTCATGAAAAGCCATCGATTTCTTGTAACATAATATAAACCAATGGGCTTGGAGATTCCCCCACCTGATCTTGATACTTTGTGCCATATGTGGGATGTGGGGATGTATAAACTTTTAAATCCTTCTTGGTTTGCCCTGAGGGTCCAGTCACTCTCTTCAAAGTACAAAAAGTAGTCCTCGTCCATTAAACCTATTTTCTTTATGGCTTCGGTTTTAATCAAAAAAGCAGAGCCACTAACATACTCCACTTCCTTTATCTCATCGTATTGTCCCTTATCAACCTCATTGGTTCCAATCTGAATGCCACGACTCAGTTTCCAGGATATCTTACATCCCGCACTCCATATGGTCTGTGGTTCATCATAAAAGTAGATCTTAGGGCCCAGGATGCCCACATCATCACGGGAATCTCCATTTTTGATTAATTCCCCTAAAAAGTTTTCATCAACCACGGTATCATTGTTTAGGAGTAAAATATAATCCGGATCAAAGAATTCAAGGGCGAATTTGATCCCCACGTTGTTTCCACCGGGAAAACCTCTATTTTCAACATTTTTAATGAGGTTAATATAATTGTTAGTTAAATTTTCAGTTTTCAGAGTTCTTTCATCCTTTTTAAAGGTTTCATAGTATTCATAGATTGTAATCGGTTTGTTATGGTGGTTGTAGTTAAAAAAACTGGATTCAACTGGCTGGTGGCCAGAACAATACTCCCTGATTTTCTCCAGAGAATCATCTTCTGAGGCATTGTCCACTAAAATAACATCAAAGTTAGGGTAATTTATTTGGAATAAGGACTCTAGACATTCGGTGGTGTCTTTCCACCTATTCCAATTTATTATGATAATGGAAACGTGAGGATAGTTCATTAAAACACCTAAATGGTATTTGGAATTTGTTTTAAAGTGTTATTGGTATAATCTTTTATAATGAAAGTGTTGTTGCATGTATAAATATTGATTTTTTGATGTTGTTCTTGGAAGTCTGTTGGTTTTCCATATTTTCCATTGGAAATTTTTCTGCCGGTCATCCAAATTATTTTATCGGCAATAGTACTTTCTGCCCATATAACTTCTGTTTTATCAGTATTCCCATATATGAATGAATTAAGTTGAGTGTAATTCGTCTCAAAGGGGATGTTTAAATAGTCCCAACTTGCTTCGTTGGAATAAACTGATATGAAAAAGGGGGAAGCGCCGATTATGGAAACAAAAACTAAAAGTACGATTATTAGATTTGCAAAGGTTCTTTTGTAGTTGATTTTGCAGTGGTTATATATTTTTTGCATCGAAAATCCGGCTAAAATAGCCAGAGGTAATGAGGCATAGGAAAAACCCCTAGCAAAATCTTCAAAGATAAATTCAATAAGAATTACCAGTAATATATAGGCAGAATATAGTTTAAACCTTTCCTTATCTTTATTATACAACCAGTAGAGTCCTAAAAACCCAAATGCCAGTAAGATAATAAGACCGGATAAATTGTTTCCTGGTGGGAAGTATAAAAGGGGGTTTATCTGGTTCGTTGCCCCGGTTTTATCACGGAATATGATCCAGTACGCTATCCAGAATATAATTGAGGGTAATAATAATAAAATCATTTTCAAATTCTTTTTGTTACGAATCCCATCAACCATGAACAACGCAATAAATATAACTAGACCCATCATATGGGTCCAAACACCCAATAAAGACGCTAAAAAAGCTTTAAATTTACTTTTAGGTAAATAGTGTATGGTTAACACACTTAAAATGGGGATATAAGTCGCAGGTAGGGGAACAGTTAAAATATCGATCCTATTGGTTGCTAAAGTCAGAATACCTGCAAAAAAACCAGCTATGATTCCATAATCTTTTTTTGCAACCCAAGAAGCGACAAAAACCGTCAAAATTATCTGGAAAACACATAAGAATGAATGTGCGAATCTTAAACCACCTAAATACCATAGGAATGCAAGAACACTGTGGAAGAGAGGGGGGTGCCATAATGCTCTTCCGTTAGGGGAATAGGGGAGATAATCCCAGAAAAGACCCTGAAGAGGGCTTTGGATTAGTTCTTGGGCGCGGATTAAATGGAAATCTGTATCTCCGGTGGTGGGAAATATATAATATGGTTTAATAAGTAGCAATAGTAAAACTGCCAGTAAAGGGATAAAGGGAATTATTTTTTGAAGAAAATTTCTATTCATGGCCCGCCCCTACATAAAAAGTTACTTCAATTTCTTCCTCAACAACTTATTTTCCTTCTGGACTATGTAGATTTCACGTTTGAGGAGGCTTATCTGGGTGGCCACGAATCCGAATATCAGGATCTGTATGCCGGCAATTATCATGAGAACCATGAACAGCATTAACGGCCGGCTAGGGTCCAGGGTACCCATCAAATATTGGTAGAAAAGGTATACTGCGCTAATAATACCTATAATGCACATTAATAATCCGATAACACCAAAAAGCATCATTGGTTTCTCGTAGAAGGTGAATAAAAGGTGAGAAATAGTGGTGGACCGGAACTGAATCTTGGATTCCCCTAGCTTACGGCCCTTCAACTTCACTGGAATTTCTTTAACCTCAAATCCGATGGATATGGCTTTGGAAAGTATTTCCGGGTTGATCTCAGTCCCGGTGGATTCAATTTCTATGGAATCCAGGACTTCCTTGCGATAGGCGCGTAATATTCCGGTTACTGTGCTTATATTTCGGTCCAGGGCATATCCCACAATTTTATTGGCCATCTTACTTACAAAGAGGCGTATGAATGGAATATCTTCGGTTTCCCCTCCTTCCATATACTGGGATCCAATTACAATATCCAGGTGATGTTGGTGGAGTTCCCTGATGAGTTCGGTGATGTATTGTGGTTCATAACTTAAATCTGCATCCAGGGTGACGATCACATCCCCTTCTGCCTTTTCAAAACCTGTCCGGAGTGCTTTTCCCATCCCCATGTTCACCGGATGCTTAAGTACCAAGAGTTCTGGATTTTCTCTTGCGTATTCCTCCAGTAAAGGTAGGGTTTGGTCGCTGCTACCATCATCCACCGCTATGATCTGGTAGCTCCCACAAGTTTTTAAAACCTTTTTAACTTCATTAAGGGTGATGAGGACGTTATCTTCCTCATTGTACATGGGTATGATCACAGAAACTTCCATGGTTAGTGTTGGGAGTTAAAGCGATATAAGTTTTTACCAAAAATGGATACCATCAAGGAAATAAAGAGTTTCAACTCATAGGGCCATATATAAAACAGAAGAAAAAGTAAGAAAACTTAAATTTGGTTTAATTTCTTGAAATGTTTGGGTAAAGGTTTGTGCTTGGCTGGTGCACCTATGGCCAGATAGTAGGGCGGTATATCCCTAGTTACAATGGCTCCAGCAGCCACCATTGCCCCTTCACCTACTTCGATTCCGGATAAGAATGTTGAATTAGCCCCAACTGATGCCCCTTTACGTATGATGGGGCCTTCAAGTTTATAATCAGATCTTAGGGGGTAACGATCATTGGTGAAGCAGGAACAGGGTCCTAAGAAAACATAATCCTCAATTATGGTATTTTTGGGGATGTATACATTTGATTGAATACTGATATTGCTACCTATGTCACAATGTCCCTCGATAACCGTGTTGGTCCCTATGAGTACTTTATCGCCGATGGTGGTTTTTTCCCTCACCAGTACTCCGTGTCCAGTCTGGAAATCGTTACCAATCTCCACGTCATTGTAGATGACGGTATTAGAACGCAGTAATGCGTTTTTACCTATTTGGGGAGGTTTAGATCGGAATTTGTAACTTACTCCCAGAGTGACGTTTTCATGGACCTTGGGACGGTCTGGATCATTTTCATTATCCACTCCGAAGAATAGGTTTCTGAAATTGGTCTTTTCATTAGATCCCCAGGGATTTTTAAATAACGACATAGTACCTCGGATAATTCCTTAGTTCAATTTTCACTCCATTGATCGTATGCTGATCAATATATTATTGAACTGGTACTTAATCTATTTTACTCCCTTTCCCATGTATATAAAATATCATTAAATAACATAAATCATAAAAAGGTTAATTATAGTGAAAAAAGTGTTATGGTGATTTATTGCAGGTTAAGGATAAAATTCAACTACTAATACCATTCACCCCCCTAATAGCAGTGTTCATTGTCCTGATCCTCCGCCCCTACTTCCTTTTCCCAGTGGGTGGTGACACAGATTTTCACCTGGCCCGGGCACAGGAAATACTTCAAAACCCATTCTGGGGATTATTCTGGGACAACATCACCTACTATCCTATGGGTAGGCCAGTGTGGCATCAACCATTATTCAATGCAGTTTACGCTGGGTTATGGTATTTAGCCGGTGTTCGCTTTGCCCATTCATTTTTATGTGTATTTCAGGTCTTATTAACCGTGGGAGTTGCATCGTGGTTTGCTAATCGCGAATACGGTATCTTTGCAGGATATTTTGCGGGGCTTTTTGCACTGGCCATGCCTGCACCATCCACATTAACCGCGGCCATCCCTGCTGCTTACATTCCTATACTGGCAGTTTTAACTATTTATTACATTCCTCATGATAAAAAAAAGGCATGTATAGCATCACTGGTGGGTTTATGGACGCATATGGTTGCTTTGTTCTGTTTTATACCTTTATATTTGGTTGATAATTATCGTGATAAAACAAACCTTAAAATAATAGCTCTTTTACTACCTTCATGGCTTTTCTGGGCTGGATACTGGGTTTACTTTAAGGATAGGCTGGTTACGGGGGGTATATTCTACACCTTAACTCACCTTAAACTGGTACCTCCTCACCCCGGTTCCTACGCATTTTTAATCTTTTTGGCTGTATTTGTCCTGGGTATTATTGGCCTTTACCTTCTTTATAATTCCAATTACCGCCAGTTCAAACTGTTCACCACGTATATTGTGATTGTGATATTTTTCAGCTTCTTTGGATTTAACGGAGATTTTTTAAGAGGGTTTCAATTTGCAGCCCTCCCCATGGCCATTCTAGCAGGCTTCGCTGTTGAAAGGGGATATAAGAACCTTTCTAGTAACCGCAGTCGACTTTTATCATCTTTATTCCTCCTGTTCATGGTTTTCATTTCCATGATAGGGGTGGTGATATTTTTCAGCTATTTACCAAACCAGCATGGTAAAGGATGGGATGCCCTTGAAACACCATTTGAAGGAGAATATGCTCCTTTAAAGGATTACATTGAAAATAGCACATCTGCTAATCAAGTGGTTTGGACTGAGAGGGAACTGTCAGAAAAGGTGGCCTGGATGACTGGTCGAAGCGTATCCAACGGACTTTATCCCGATAATACCTATGGGGGTACTAGAGGATTTGTAGATCAGCATCAAAACATTAACATCTACAAATCTGATGGTTATGTGACCGTCAGGGATTTAAATAACAATACTATTGTCCAAATTAAACTGGGAACGTATTAAACAGGGTAAGCTATGAATATAAAAGCATTTATATCTGAACACCGGGATTTAAGTATTGTTCTAGCGGTATATTCTGGTCTGGCATTTATTCTCCTTATCTTTTTTCACTATAACTTGATGGGTGATGAAATTTCTTATATTTCCATTGCCCACCATTACTCCACTGGAAATTGGAATGAGGCTATAAATGCTTACTGGAGTCCCCTTTACTCATGGTTGATAGCCCCATTCCTTTTAGGGGTTTTTGATCCCTTCCAATCAGCAATCATACCCCGGGCTCTTTCATTGATCATTGGATTTTTAGCTATCATTGGTCTAAACCAACTGGCTAAAACCTTCAAGTTGGAGGGAATGGTGAGAATTGCCATACTGGTATCGAGCATTCCTTTTGTTTTATTTTTTGCAATAAGATATTCTACTCCTGATTTGTTGGTTAGCTGTATCCTGGTATTTTATTTTGCAGTGATATTCAATTCCAGATACCCTGATGACGTGTCTAATGGATTCTGGTCTGGATTTTTAGGGGCACTGGGATACCTGGCAAAGAGTTTTGTTTTCCCATTTTTTTTGGTTCATTTTATCTTATCTAACTTGATATGTTATTTTGAAGGAAAAAAGAGAAAAAAGATTTTAAAAAACCTTTTTTTAGGGCTGGTAATTTTTTTCATAATCAGTGGTTTGTGGATGGGGATGATCAGTTTAAAACAGGGGGAAGTGACCATTGGTACGGCTAAGGATTATAATCATGCACTGGTTGGCCCGACCTATCCTGAACATCCCATCTACAGTTCAGGACTCATTGAACCGTCCAATAAAGATGCCGTTAGCATATGGGAAGATCCTGCTGAGATTCAATTAGAAGAATGGAATCCATTGGAGTCAAGTGAATATTTTGTTTTACAGATGGAGATCGTTAAAAATAATGTACTTCGCACAATTGCCTTCCTGGAAAGATTTTCTCCTTTAGCAATGGTAATAATAATTTTAAGCATATATTTCATGGTAAAAAGTGAATCAAGAAGGGTTAAATTTGACCTGGTTAAAATCTTGATGACCATGTTAATTTATATGGGGGGATATGTTCTTATATTTGTAGAACCTCGTTATTTATGGCCAATTTCATTTTTACTACTGATAAATGGATTCTACTTGGTGAATTATTTATATGAACGTGGTAGTTTAAATTTGAGTATAAGAAATATTTTCCTGATCTTGGTAATGGTCTCCTTTATGATAACGCCTATTATGGAGATAGGTGCGTTTGTGGGTAGCGGAGACCAACTTCTATCTGTAGGTGTTACCTTAAAAAATGAGTATAACTTACAGGGAAACATAGCTTCCAATGACCAGTGGGCAGATACCATGAGTTTATCCTATTATTTAGGATCTAGATATTTTGGAGTTACTAAAAACAGTAATCAAACCAGTTTAGAACAGGAACTAGAGTTAAATAACATTGATTACTACTTTGTTTGGGGAGGGGGAGATGAGTTAACCTTTAACCATTACCAAGAGATAACTGGTAATAAAATAAATAACTTAAGAATATATTCCCAACTACAAAAAGGTAAAAGTTGTTAAAAATGGAAAAAAAATATATTAAACTAATCACCGCAATTTTGGTGATATTCGCCATTGGATTTTTCTTTAGAATTGGATCTGCCTATGTAACCGGCACTCCTTTTGATGAAAAATCATTTTCACTGGATGAAAACAACTTACCCTACATGTATGAACTTGATTCATATTACAATTACCGTTTAACAATTAACTACCTGGATCACGGATATTTAGGTGATATTATAATTGATGGCCGCGAGTGGGATACTCATTCCTATTCTCCGGGTGTTCCCCTGGACTACCCTCCCTTGATTGTTTACCTCACGGCCCTAGTTTACAAGTTCCTTAATTTATTCAGCAGTGTCCCCTTGCTGGTGGTTTGTTTCTGGATATCTGCATTTGTGGCTCCACTGGCAGGGGTGGTAGCCTATCTTTTCACACGCAGATTAACCAATGAATCTGGTGCCTTTGTTGCCGGCGTTTTAACAGTTTTAGCACCTTTTTATTTCCTTCGTACCGTGGCTGGCTGGTTTGATACAGATA encodes:
- a CDS encoding glycosyltransferase family 2 protein; translation: MNYPHVSIIIINWNRWKDTTECLESLFQINYPNFDVILVDNASEDDSLEKIREYCSGHQPVESSFFNYNHHNKPITIYEYYETFKKDERTLKTENLTNNYINLIKNVENRGFPGGNNVGIKFALEFFDPDYILLLNNDTVVDENFLGELIKNGDSRDDVGILGPKIYFYDEPQTIWSAGCKISWKLSRGIQIGTNEVDKGQYDEIKEVEYVSGSAFLIKTEAIKKIGLMDEDYFLYFEESDWTLRANQEGFKSLYIPTSHIWHKVSRSGGGISKPIGLYYVTRNRWLFMKKWANKIDFSIFLVIQIIWAILFPLLLSFYYRDKELFYTYYAGLKAGMRSNL
- a CDS encoding glycosyltransferase: MSVLNLKKRKKIMIIPAWYPSETNPVHGIFIKEQAKASSLYNEVLILYVYPNPNTDVNKLYQSSESIEDGMRTIRVKYRSSTKYFKKITSQISKENYESNNNAPNTRNFNIINKICNYLDVLIYYWGNFKAFRKLLKQGWKPDIINAHVFTAGVPAIILGKIYRIPVLISEHYSGFIKKDLRNIDKCKAKFSMNNASAILPVSKGLKVSIQNYKIKNKFYIIPNTYDKKIFYPTKIRIKKEKIKMLLVANITPIKGIDYLLKSINYLKLKRNDFQLDIVGDGPSKEEYETMAMDLGLGEIVNFHGQKTNAEVAIYMRNCDFFVQPSLFETFGVVYIEAMGCGKPIIGTKTVGPLEIINENVGILIPPKNVNSLVDALNFMLDNYENYSSEDISKFACKNFSYEPVGKQLNEVYLEFVKEL
- a CDS encoding glycosyltransferase family 39 protein — encoded protein: MNIKAFISEHRDLSIVLAVYSGLAFILLIFFHYNLMGDEISYISIAHHYSTGNWNEAINAYWSPLYSWLIAPFLLGVFDPFQSAIIPRALSLIIGFLAIIGLNQLAKTFKLEGMVRIAILVSSIPFVLFFAIRYSTPDLLVSCILVFYFAVIFNSRYPDDVSNGFWSGFLGALGYLAKSFVFPFFLVHFILSNLICYFEGKKRKKILKNLFLGLVIFFIISGLWMGMISLKQGEVTIGTAKDYNHALVGPTYPEHPIYSSGLIEPSNKDAVSIWEDPAEIQLEEWNPLESSEYFVLQMEIVKNNVLRTIAFLERFSPLAMVIIILSIYFMVKSESRRVKFDLVKILMTMLIYMGGYVLIFVEPRYLWPISFLLLINGFYLVNYLYERGSLNLSIRNIFLILVMVSFMITPIMEIGAFVGSGDQLLSVGVTLKNEYNLQGNIASNDQWADTMSLSYYLGSRYFGVTKNSNQTSLEQELELNNIDYYFVWGGGDELTFNHYQEITGNKINNLRIYSQLQKGKSC
- a CDS encoding flippase, which gives rise to MKFVKDTLLTFSTQIITVILGVITSVILARALGPMNLGVYSLIILTFTILGTFGNLGIAISNTYYGVKKEYEWNEIASNSLIVAFILGIILIIVFIVFYYLQPSFLKNIDLSAILISTISLPFILLIPYFQNILLGQDRINAYNSINIIQSILYLLLIVIVLYFNRNLSGVVISLAISYIITAIMPILLVYRFTPFKLQFNIVLFKKSVNFGLKGYLGNLIQFFNYRIDMYLISFLLLNNASVGYYSISVMLAESLWYLPNAIGTLVFARTPGLTDAEKNRTTPQICRNTLFITTVLAIILFITGKYIILILYGSKYLPALEPLWVLLPGIISLSICKVLSNEIIGRGKPMINTYAAIISLVINIPLNIIFIPQMGIIGSALASSISYIIITLIVLTSFIKLSKNSLKETLILKKEDVEIYKKLLSKVYKINNKL
- a CDS encoding bifunctional 2-polyprenyl-6-hydroxyphenol methylase/3-demethylubiquinol 3-O-methyltransferase UbiG; the protein is MAVKPRKEWNSYEQYIEYLRHLSAYNFTERYVSNKKVLEIGCGNGYGTYNIAEYAKNIKAIDMSPENIAYCKDQYPKENIDYIVANGKKLPFKENSFDLVISFQVIEHLNTQDVNQYLKEVKRVLNKEGKFIVSTPNKKLRLLPFQKPWNPEHLIEYDRKGFKKLLSKYFDNIQVCGLCTSNEIFQIEYNRVKQSFLNIYLIKPTMNLLNFILDIFNLKNSVKFNRPNKEIESLNIPKEELKRFSEKDFKVNYECQNEFLDFIAICRE
- a CDS encoding acyltransferase, which encodes MSLFKNPWGSNEKTNFRNLFFGVDNENDPDRPKVHENVTLGVSYKFRSKPPQIGKNALLRSNTVIYNDVEIGNDFQTGHGVLVREKTTIGDKVLIGTNTVIEGHCDIGSNISIQSNVYIPKNTIIEDYVFLGPCSCFTNDRYPLRSDYKLEGPIIRKGASVGANSTFLSGIEVGEGAMVAAGAIVTRDIPPYYLAIGAPAKHKPLPKHFKKLNQI
- a CDS encoding glycosyltransferase family 2 protein, translated to MIIPMYNEEDNVLITLNEVKKVLKTCGSYQIIAVDDGSSDQTLPLLEEYARENPELLVLKHPVNMGMGKALRTGFEKAEGDVIVTLDADLSYEPQYITELIRELHQHHLDIVIGSQYMEGGETEDIPFIRLFVSKMANKIVGYALDRNISTVTGILRAYRKEVLDSIEIESTGTEINPEILSKAISIGFEVKEIPVKLKGRKLGESKIQFRSTTISHLLFTFYEKPMMLFGVIGLLMCIIGIISAVYLFYQYLMGTLDPSRPLMLFMVLMIIAGIQILIFGFVATQISLLKREIYIVQKENKLLRKKLK